Below is a window of Oreochromis aureus strain Israel breed Guangdong linkage group 4, ZZ_aureus, whole genome shotgun sequence DNA.
TTGTAAGTGATTAAAACTGAGTTAATGTAAATACGTTTTTTACTACATGCTCTCATGAAAGGCAGTATTAATAAAGATCTACCCCTCTAGGGTAAATTCATCAGGATTCACTTTGGCACATCTGGCAAGCTGTCTTCAGCTGATATTGAAACGTGTAAGTTTGAACCACAGTGCAAATTAAAGTTATGTGTGATagaaattatatttaattaGTCACTTAAATATATTCAAGCTCTGGGGAATGAGTATCAAACTGATATCTTTAGAATCCCCCCCGCCCAAAACTCTAAATATTATGTAACAGATCTGCTTATTTATTTCACAGCACATAAAGAGATGAATCACTTAATTTCAGTAGAAGCAATATTGTCTGTTGTGGTGGAACACGGATGCATGAACAGTGTGGTTACACTATATATATAAATGAGCAGGGGACAAAAAAAGTGATCTACTGTACACTGACAGAGTAATTGACTGGGATCTATTAGCGTGGCAACACTTTCTGCCGTAACCCAGTAGTTATCATGTGTGTAAGTAAAAGTAGGAACATATTGCATCTTCAcagaacatttaaattataacaAGATATACTGTGAATCACGTTACTAGTAACGCAACAGAACTGAAAAAAGTTTCAAACAACCCCAGTCACAGccaagaaaatgaatggatgttCGATCCATTTTGCAGTCTTGACTGTGATGTCTCATGTCTACAGTGTCAAAATTAATCTGTTCTTCTTAGATCTGCTGGAGAAGTCCCGTGTCACCTTCCAGTTGTCTGCTGAGAGAAGCTACCATATCTTCTATCAGTTGATGACTGGCCACAAGCCTGAGCTTCTGGGTATGTTGATAGGACAccaaaatttaaattttaaaaccattaaaatcaCATTCTAAGCAACAAACAAGTTAATTTCACTTCTCCTTTCAGAGGCTCTTCTGATCACAACTAACCCCTATGACTATCCAATGATCAGTCAGGGTGAAATCACTGTCAAGAGCATCAATGATGTGGAGGAGTTCATTGCAACAGATGTACAATAGCATTTGCCGCAGAATTCTTATACTTAACCAtaaatgtcttttttgttttatttattaattgttgatttcatgttttttcttacaGACTGCTATTGACATCTTGGGCTTTAGTGCTGATGAGAAGTTAAGCATCTATAAGCTGACTGGTGCTGTGATGCATCATGGCAACATGAAATTCAAGCAGAAGCAGCGTGAAGAGCAGGCTGAACCTGATGGCACTGAGGGTATTGTGAAAAATTTCTATAATGGAAAAATATTTGAAGTAATTTGCATTTGTTAggtattttaattatttgttttaatccAACAGTGGCTGACAAGATTGCATACCTACTGGGCCTGAACTCGGCTGATATGCTGAAAGCTCTGTGCTACCCAAGAGTCAAGGTTGGCAATGAGATGGTGACCAAAGGTCAGACTGTCCCACAGGTAATTAATAAAAAGGCCTCATAATatgattatatatttataaacatTATAGCTGTATTCATATGGTTTTGTATAATTATAAATTCTTGTTTGCCAGGTCAACAATGCTGTCTCGGCTCTGTGCAAATCTATCTATGAGAAAATGTTCTTGTGGATGGTTATCCGTATCAATGAGATGCTGGACACAAAGCAGCCCAGACAGTTCTTCATTGGAGTGCTGGATATCGCTGGATTTGAGATCTTTGATGTGAGCACTTGAGACATTTCAccacatttcttaaatgttaAACACTGTATTGCCATGAAATTAGACATGTTTGTACTATTACAGTTCAACAGCTTGGAGCAACTCTGCATCAACTTCACCAATGAGAAACTGCAACAATTTTTCAACCATCACATGTTTGTCCTGGAGCAAGAGGAGTACAAGAAAGAGGGCATTCAATGGGAGTTCATTGACTTTGGTATGGACTTGGCTGCCTGCATTGAGCTTATTGAGAAGGTAAACAGCTACTCTGGAAGAAATGTACATATGGCTGCATATGTTACCTCTGTTGAAATTTTAATATGACATGTGACATTTTCTCAGCCAATGGGCATCTTCTCCATCCTTGAAGAGGAGTGCATGTTCCCCAAGGCCTCTGACACAACTTTCAAGAACAAGCTGCACGATCAGCATCTTGGCAAGACCAAGGCATTTGAGAAGCCAAAGCCTGGAAAGGGCAAGGCTGAGGCACACTTCTCCCTGGTTCACTATGCTGGTACAGTGGACTACAATATCAGTGGCTGGCTGGACAAGAACAAGGACCCACTGAATGAATCGGTTGTGCAGCTGTACCAGAAGTCTTCAAACAAACTGCTGTGCTTCCTTTACGCAGCCCATGCTGGAGCTGAAGGTAAGAAATAAAAGTGCCCACAAACTCCAGTGTCCAGTACAGATAGCTACAATGTGCATACTGCAGGCTAATATTGATACCGCGAAAAGTAGTTTTTCAATTCCAATAATGAAAtgaattgtttttaaaacagaggctgctggtggtggcaAGAAGGGTGGTAAGAAGAAGGGTGGTTCCTTCCAGACTGTCTCTGCACTTTTCAGAGTATGTATAGAtctatagtttaaaaaaaaaaattaaatattcatatttaaatattattaactTCTATTAACATATTATCCAATGATGCTGATCTACAGGAGAATCTGGCCAAGCTGATGACCAACTTAAGAAGCACTCATCCTCACTTTGTTCGTTGCTTGATTCCCAATGAGACAAAGACCCCAGGTACCCCACAGGGCCCCACAGTCCTATTAACTGTAAAAATGACAGAGTGAaatgaagacatttttgaaatatTATGCATTTCTGACTCTCAGGTCTTATGGAGAACTACCTGGTCATCCACCAGCTGAGGTGTAACGGTGTACTGGAGGGcatcagaatctgcagaaaggGTTTCCCCAGCAGAATCCTCTATGGTGACTTCAAGCAGAGGTGACAGCACATTACTGTATTAGACAGCAGAAATGATTTCATTGTTGTTGTAAAGGGCAAACTTGACTTAAACATGATGGAAGAAAAATCCAAGTAACAACATGATTCTCTCTTGAAGATACAAAGTGTTGAATGCCAGTGTCATCCCTGAGGGACAGTTCATTGACAACAAGAAAGCTTCAGAGAAGCTGCTTGGCTCCATTGATGTGGATCACACACAGTACATGTTTGGGCACACGAAGGTACACTTCATTATATTAATAGACATTAACAAAACACTGTCCATTTGCACTTGTACTTATgcttttaataattaaataggTGTTCTTCAAAGCTGGTCTGCTCGGCACTCTTGAGGAGATGAGAGATGAGAAACTGGCTGAGCTTGTGACCATGACTCAGGCTCTCTGCAGAGGATACGTCATGAGGAAAGAGTTTGTGAAGATGATGGAGAGGAGGTAACATTATCATACTAAACTCTATTGTATTCTCTTTTGTATTTCCTTTGTTATAATAAGAGCCTACTACAATAAAAGTAACATTCTCATGTTTGGTTTTTAGAGAATCTATCTACACCATCCAGTACAACATCCGTTCTTTCATGAATGTCAAGAACTGGCCATGGCTGAAAGTGTACTTCAAGATCAAGCCTCTTCTGAAGAGTGCTGAGACTGAGAAGGAGCTCCAGAACATGAAGGAGAACTATGAGAAGATGCAGACAGACCTGGCTACTGCTCTGGCCAAGAAGAAGGAACTGGAAGAGAAGATGGTCGCCCTGCTGCAGGAGAAGAATGACCTGCAACTTCAAGTGGCTGCAGTAAGTCGCAGAGAAAAGTATATATATTACACTTATAGTTCAGGTATATAAGTTAGATATAAATAGGCCACATGTTTGTCTCATCCTCTGATTATTTATGTGCTAAAACAAAAGTGTAGTTAAAATTACGATCAAGAAAACACTAGGACAATGTGACTCACAAATAATGTAACTTCTGTTAAACATGTATTATAGGAAGTCGACAACCTCTCTGATGCTGAAGAAAGGTGTGAGGGGCTCATTAAGAGCAAGATCCAGCTTGAGGCCAAACTCAAAGAGACAACTGAGAGactggaggatgaagaggaaatCAATGCTGAGCTGACTGCTAAGAagaggaagctggaggatgaatgctctGAGCTAAAGAAGGACATTGATGACTTGGAGCTCACCTTGGCCAAAGTGGAGAAGGAGAAACATGCCACAGAAAACAAGGCTAGTTCATACTGATTGTATTCGTAGTTGAATTGAAGCATGTAATGTTGTTCTTTGAATCAAAAActtaaatattcaaatattcAGCAAGTTGTGGGAGAAAATGAAACTTAATGTATACATATTATTTCAGGTGAAAAACCTGACAGAGGAGATGGCATCTCAAGATGAGTCAATTGCCAAGTTAACCAAGGAGAAGAAAGCCTTACAAGAGGCACATCAGCAAACACTGGATGATCTCCAGGCAGAGGAGGACAAAGTCAACACTCTGACCAAGTCCAAGACAAAGCTGGAACAGCAAGTTGATGATGTAAGAAAACTATAATCATATTGTTTTTAATGGAAAGAATATTGAATCACTGTCTTTCAAACCACTTGAATTAACTGACATGATTTTATAGCTTGAGGGTTCACTggagcaagagaagaagctccGCATGGACCTTGAGAGAGCCAAGAGGAAGCTGGAGGGAGATCTGAAACTGGCTCAGGAATCCATAATGGATCTGGAGAATGACAAGCAGCAGTCTGACGAGAAAATCAAGAAGTAGGGCTTTTTTTGATATTGTAAAGAATACTCTTATCAAATATTGTACATGAAATAATCATTTGTACTGTGATACCAAAACCTGTCTTATTCCACACCAAGAAAAGACTTTGAAATCAGCCAACTTCTCAGCAAGATTGAGGATGAACAATCCCTTGGTGCTCAACTCCAGAAAAAGATCAAGGAACTCCAGGTAACACTCATGACCAGTGTTCACAATGAATAATGTTCATTGTAATTCATAAAGAATACCAATTAAGGTTCTAACTGATAAATCCAATTAATTTTCAAACTAGGCTCGTATTGAGGAGCTGGAAGAGGAGATTGAGGCTGAGAGGGCAGCTCGGGCTAAGGTAGAGAAGCAGAGAGCCGACCTCTCCAGGGAGCTTGAAGAGATCAGCGAGAGGCTCGAGGAAGCTGGTGGAGCAACAGCTGCTCAGATTGAGATGAACAAGAAGCGAGAGGCTGAGTTCCAGAAACTGCGTCGTGATCTTGAAGAATCAACTCTGCAGCATGAAGCTACTGCAGCAGCTCTCCGTAAGAAGCAGGCTGACACTGTTGCAGAGCTCGGAGAGCAGATCGACAACCTCCAGCGTGTCaaacagaagctggagaaaGAGAAGAGCGAGTACAAGATGGAGATTGATGACCTCTCCAGCAATATGGAGGCTGTTGCTAAAGCAAAGGTGTGGACATTGTTTATAGAGAACagattttcttttgctttttttaaaaattcaagaCCTCCAAAGCATAAGCTGATCAACTGTTAACATGAATATGACATTACTTGTTGACAGGGCAACTTGGAGAAAATGTGCAGGACTCTTGAGGATCAACTAAGTGAACTCAAAGCCAAAAATGATGAGAATGTTCGTCAGTTGAATGACATTAATGCCCAGAAGGCAAGACTACAAACAGAGAATGGTAAGTAATATATAACAAAGAAACAGTCTCTTGGTGGGTTCACAGCTTTACACAGTTACATATATTACTCTCACACAGGtgaccaaaacaacaaacaatcaAGTGGATGAAATTAAACAAGCTAGGCTTAATTTATGTGTGTTATTTACAGGTGAGTTCGGTCGCCAGCTTGAGGAGAAAGAAGCTCTCGTTTCTCAGCTCACAAGGGGCAAGCAGGCCTTCACTCAGCAGATTGAGGAGCTGAAGAGACACGTTGAGGAGGAAGTGAAGGTTGGAActatattttcttcttttatgtaTAGTCATTTCAACATTAAAATTGTCCATCTGACATTGATTGTATTTTCGAAAGGCCAAGAACGCCCTGGCTCATGCTGTTCAGTCAGCACGTCACGACTGTGATCTGCTCAGAGAGCAGtttgaggaggagcaggaggccaAGGCTGAGCTGCAGCGAGGAATGTCCAAGGCCAACAGTGAGGTGGCTCAGTGGCGATCCAAATATGAGACTGATGCTATCCAGCGCActgaggagctggaggaggccAAGTAAGTCATGATGCTTTCATTGTTTAAATTAGTTTATACACTTGTTTCACTCTTGATCAAtacaaaattattttaacaACAGGAAAAAGCTTGCCCAGCGCctgcaggaggctgaggaatCCATTGAGGCTGTGAACTCCAAGTGTGCCTCACTGGAAAAGACCAAGCAGAGGCTGCAGGGTGAGGTGGAGGACCTCATGATTGATGTGGAGAGAGCTAATGCTCTGGCTGCCAACCTTGATAAGAAACAGAGGAACTTTGATAAGGTAAAGATTTAAACATAACCATTATCATCAGAAGAGACATACACTCATAATCACAACAAACTAATTAACCTATATTAACATAGGTCCTGGCAGAATGGAAGCAGAAGTATGAGGAGAGCCAGGCAGAGCTGGAAGGAGCCCAAAAGGAGGCTCGTTCTCTCAGCACTGAGTTGTTCAAGATGAAGAACTCATATGAAGAGGCTCTGGATCAACTGGAGACCATGAAGAGAGAGAACAAGAACCTGCAGCGTATGCTAATTTTGCTATAGATCATATGGATATGATTCTAATGTTTATATTCatttacagcttttgttgtggcAAAAACATTTGCATATATCAGCTCCAAGTACTCTAACTCTTGGCTGTGTTTGCTCTGTAGAGGAGATCTCAGATCTGACTGAGCAGATTGGTGAGACCGGAAAGAGCATCCATGAGCTGGAAAAGGCCAAGAAGACTGTTGAGACTGAGAAGTCTGAAATTCAGACAGCTCTGGAGGAAGCTGAGGTAATGTATTTTATAGAATCTTACTTTGTTTGTAAACttttataaatgtaaatttataAAAGTATCCCTTCTCCAGTTTATGTTGAaataaacctttatttaaaGGGAACTTTGGAGCACGAGGAGGCCAAGATCCTTCGTGTTCAGCTTGAACTAAACCAGGTCAAAGGTGAGATTGACAGGAAGCTGTCAGAGAAGGACGAGGAGATGGAGCAGATCAAGAGGAACAGCCAGAGGGTGATTGACTCCATGCAGAGCACTCTTGATGCTGAGGTCAGGAGCAGGAATGATGCCCTGAGAGTCAAGAAGAAGATGGAGGGAGACCTGAATGAGATGGAGATTCAGCTGAGCCATGCCAACAGACAGGCTGCTGAGGCCCAGAAACAACTGAGGAATGTCCAAGGACAGCTCAAGGTGAGTTGGTAgatcatttgtgtgtgtgtgtttttttattaaccTAAAAGCATACAGTGATaatatcttttgtttgtttgaaatcaGGATGCCCAACTGCACTTGGATGATGCTGTCAGAGGACAGGAAGACATGAAGGAGCAGGTCGCCATGGTGGAGCGCAGAAATGGTCTAATGGTGGCTGAGATTGAGGAGCTGAGAGCCGCTCTggagcagacagagagaggacatAAAGTAGCTGAGCAGGAGTTGGTTGATGCTAGCGAGCGTGTTGGACTGCTTCACTCTCAGGTTGGTATTCATTACTTTACAAGAACTTTGTGGCATCAGAGAGTGAGAATCACATCATTAAAGTTGTTCCTTTTTCATTCAGAACACCAGTCTTTTGAACACCAAGAAGAAGCTGGAGGCTGACCTTGTCCAGGTTCAGGGTGAGGTGGATGATGCAGTTCAAGAAGCAAGAAATGCTGAGGAGAAGGCCAAAAAGGCTATCACTGATGTAAGTTAGTACTTTACAagccttcttttcttttcaaaattctTGTTCATGCTTGATCAGTAATCCCAATACCACCCATAATTTCAGGCCGCCATGATGGCTGAGGAACTGAAGAAGGAGCAGGACACCAGTGCTCACCTGGAGAGGATGAAGAAGAACCTGGAGGTCACAGTCAAGGACCTGCAGC
It encodes the following:
- the LOC116323216 gene encoding myosin heavy chain, fast skeletal muscle-like, with translation MSTDAEMAQYGPAAIYLRKPEKERIEAQTAPFDAKTAFFVTDPDEMYVKGKLVKKEGGKATVETEGGKTVTVKEDEIHPRNPPKFDKMEDMAMMTHLNEPSVLFNLKERYASWMIYTYSGLFCVVVNPYKWLPVYDATCVAAYRGKKRIEAPPHIFSISDNAYQFMLTDRENQSVLITGESGAGKTVNTKRVIQYFATIAALGAKKAEPTPGKMQGSLEDQIVAANPLLEAYGNAKTVRNDNSSRFGKFIRIHFGTSGKLSSADIETYLLEKSRVTFQLSAERSYHIFYQLMTGHKPELLEALLITTNPYDYPMISQGEITVKSINDVEEFIATDTAIDILGFSADEKLSIYKLTGAVMHHGNMKFKQKQREEQAEPDGTEVADKIAYLLGLNSADMLKALCYPRVKVGNEMVTKGQTVPQVNNAVSALCKSIYEKMFLWMVIRINEMLDTKQPRQFFIGVLDIAGFEIFDFNSLEQLCINFTNEKLQQFFNHHMFVLEQEEYKKEGIQWEFIDFGMDLAACIELIEKPMGIFSILEEECMFPKASDTTFKNKLHDQHLGKTKAFEKPKPGKGKAEAHFSLVHYAGTVDYNISGWLDKNKDPLNESVVQLYQKSSNKLLCFLYAAHAGAEEAAGGGKKGGKKKGGSFQTVSALFRENLAKLMTNLRSTHPHFVRCLIPNETKTPGLMENYLVIHQLRCNGVLEGIRICRKGFPSRILYGDFKQRYKVLNASVIPEGQFIDNKKASEKLLGSIDVDHTQYMFGHTKVFFKAGLLGTLEEMRDEKLAELVTMTQALCRGYVMRKEFVKMMERRESIYTIQYNIRSFMNVKNWPWLKVYFKIKPLLKSAETEKELQNMKENYEKMQTDLATALAKKKELEEKMVALLQEKNDLQLQVAAEVDNLSDAEERCEGLIKSKIQLEAKLKETTERLEDEEEINAELTAKKRKLEDECSELKKDIDDLELTLAKVEKEKHATENKVKNLTEEMASQDESIAKLTKEKKALQEAHQQTLDDLQAEEDKVNTLTKSKTKLEQQVDDLEGSLEQEKKLRMDLERAKRKLEGDLKLAQESIMDLENDKQQSDEKIKKKDFEISQLLSKIEDEQSLGAQLQKKIKELQARIEELEEEIEAERAARAKVEKQRADLSRELEEISERLEEAGGATAAQIEMNKKREAEFQKLRRDLEESTLQHEATAAALRKKQADTVAELGEQIDNLQRVKQKLEKEKSEYKMEIDDLSSNMEAVAKAKGNLEKMCRTLEDQLSELKAKNDENVRQLNDINAQKARLQTENGEFGRQLEEKEALVSQLTRGKQAFTQQIEELKRHVEEEVKAKNALAHAVQSARHDCDLLREQFEEEQEAKAELQRGMSKANSEVAQWRSKYETDAIQRTEELEEAKKKLAQRLQEAEESIEAVNSKCASLEKTKQRLQGEVEDLMIDVERANALAANLDKKQRNFDKVLAEWKQKYEESQAELEGAQKEARSLSTELFKMKNSYEEALDQLETMKRENKNLQQEISDLTEQIGETGKSIHELEKAKKTVETEKSEIQTALEEAEGTLEHEEAKILRVQLELNQVKGEIDRKLSEKDEEMEQIKRNSQRVIDSMQSTLDAEVRSRNDALRVKKKMEGDLNEMEIQLSHANRQAAEAQKQLRNVQGQLKDAQLHLDDAVRGQEDMKEQVAMVERRNGLMVAEIEELRAALEQTERGHKVAEQELVDASERVGLLHSQNTSLLNTKKKLEADLVQVQGEVDDAVQEARNAEEKAKKAITDAAMMAEELKKEQDTSAHLERMKKNLEVTVKDLQHRLDEAENLAMKGGKKQLQKLESRVRELETEVEAEQRRGADAVKGVRKYERRVKELTYQTEEDKKNLVRLQDLVDKLQLKVKTYKRQAEEAEEQANTHMSRLRKVQHEMEEAQERADIAESQVNKLRAKSRDVGKGESAE